CTATGCGCCCGATATCCCCTGAACGCAACCCTTTCCCAGGCCGTTCGAATGGGTGTTACCCCGTGTAACCAGCGGCCCACAGCCTGAGCCCCACCTGTATAGATCGGCGGCGGCGGTGCCATAATTCAGGTCTTTGTCACGTCCGAGAAAACCCCATGGAAAGCGCCCCTAGTCGCTAGCTTTCACCTCCCTGCATTGCACGGGGGCTGAAAGCCTAGCCCCACCCCCGTCTTTGCCCATCCACCCCAGGGAGTGCCCCATGCTGAATATTTTCTCGTTGGCCAATGGCCGATTGTTTCAAGAAGAGATCGAGTCGTTGGAAGAGCTTTCGCGCTTCCAACCGATCTGGGTGGACCTGGAATCGCCCACGCTGGAAGAAAAGCGCTGGATCAAACAGTACTACGGCCTGTCCATCCCCGAAGACGCGATGGACGAAGATATTGAAGAATCGGCCCGTTTTTACGAAGAAGACAACGGCGAACTGCACATCCGCAGCGACTTTTTGGTGGCCGACGAGTCCGACCCACGCACCGTGCGCGTCGCCTTCATCCTGAACCAGCACAACACCGAGCTCAAAAGCCGGGGCGTGCTGTTCTCCATCCACGACGAAGACGTGCCGGTGTTCCGCCTGCTGCGCATGCGCGCGCGCCGGGCCCCGGGGCTGATCGAAGATGCCAAGGAAGTTTTACTCAAACTTTTCGATGCCGACGCCGAATACTCCGCCGACACGCTGGAAGACATCTACGTGGACCTGGAAAAAGTCAGCCGCCGGGTGCTGGCCGGCAACATGACCGACGCGCTGGCCGGGGAAGTGCTGGGCTCGATTGCCCGCCACGAGGATTTGAACGGCCGCATCCGCCGCAACATGATGGACACCCGCCGCGCCCTGAGCTTCATGATGCGCAGCAAGATGCTCAACGCCGAGCAGTTTGAAGAGGCCCGGCAGATCCACCGCGACATCGACTCGCTGGACTCGCACACCGCCTTTTTGTTCGACAAGATCAACTTCCTGATGGATGCCACGGTGGGTTTCATCAACATCAACCAGAACAAGATCATCAAGATCTTCTCGGTGGCCAGCGTGGCCCTGCTGCCGCCCACCCTGGTGGCCAGCATTTACGGCATGAACATGAAATTCCCCGAGCTGGAGTTTCTGGGCAGTTGGTCGTACCCGTATGTGGTGGCCATGATGACGGCCAGCGCACTGGTGCCGATGTGGTACTTCTACAAACGCGGCTGGCTGTCCTGAAGGCACACCATGCGCGACATCCTGGTACTTTTGGAAACCGGCGCCGACGGCAAGCCCACGGCGCTGGCCCAGCGGCTGCGCAGCCAGTGGCAAGTGGTGGCCTCGATGCCGCCGCGCCTGCTGGTGTTGCGGCTGCCCTCCTACAAGGTGGCGGCCATCCCGGGCGTGCAGCCATTGGCCCAAGCCGACCCGCCGCTGAACGAAGGCGAGCAGCTTTTTGCCGCCGCCTGGGCCGCGCAGGGGCATAAATCTGCCCCGCGCCCCGGCGATGGCGCGGATTGGGACGCGCCGGGCTTCATTCCCCCGGCCTGAAAACGCTGGGCTAGGGTTAGATCCCCATCGGCCACCAGCCGTGCCACCAGTCGGTGAAGGCCGGTTCCCAGGCCGCCGTGTAGATACGGCTGTCGCCGCCCACCACAAACACATCCAGCTTGTTGGGCGCACGCGATACCGCGGTGATGGCGGCACCGAGCGCGGCAGCACCTCCGTTGAGCCGCCACCAACCGTGCCAACCGTCGGTAAACGCGGGCTCCCAGGCCGCGGTGTAGGTGCCCCGGTCGGTACCGGTGACAAAAATATCCAGCTTGTTGGCCGAGCGGGACACGGCATGGATGGGCGCACCGGGCCGGCCGCGCCCACCCTGGATGTGCCACCAGCCGTGCCAGCCGTCGGTAAACGCGGGCTCCCAGGCCGCGGTCAGGGTTTCACCGCCATTGGCCACCGCAAAAATATCCAGCTTGTTGGCGCTGCGCGATACCGCATTGATCGCGCCGCCCGCCGGGAAACGCGCCGCGCCCACCCGCCACCAGCCGTGCCAGCCGTCGGCAAACGAGGGCTGCCAGGCGGCGGTATAGGCAAAGCCATCGGTGCCCACCACGAAGATGTCCAGCTGGTTCGGCCCGCGCACCGCCGCCCCCACGGGTGCACCTGGGGCCGCCATGCCCCCCTGGATGTGCCACCAGCCGTGCCATCCATCGGCGAAGCTGGGCTGCCAGGCTGCCGACATCACCCGACCCGACGTGTCGGTGGCAAAAATATCCAGATGGTCGGCACTGCGCGACACCGCGCTAACCTGGCTGCGGTGCGGCACGCTGATGTTGCCGATGCGCCACCAGCCCCGCCAGCCGGTGTCGGGCCGCCACGCGGCGGTGTAGACGTGGTTGTCCATGCCCACCACAAAGATGTCCAGCTTGTCAGTCCCCCGGCTGACCGCCGTGACCGGCGCGCCTGCTGCCGCCATGCCGCCCTGGATATGCCAGAAGCCCTGCCACCAATTGGGCATCGCCGGCTCCCAGGCGGCGGACATGACGCGCCCGTCCTGGTCGGTAAAGAAGATATCCAGCTTATTGGCCGCGCGCGATACGGCGTGCACCGGCGCGCCCTGCGGCACCCGGGTGCTGCTCAGCGCCCAGCCCAGGTGGCGGCGGGTTGAGGCGCACATGGCCCAGTCGTTGGCCTTCATCAGGCAGGCAATGCCGCCGCCGGGCGCACAGGTGGCGCAGTTGCGGTTGGGCTCGTTGTAAATGCCGTGGGTGCTGGTGCAGTTGCAATTGGCGGCGGTGTATTCGTCGGGGCACGAAAAAATGTGCCCGGTTTCGTGGGCCACCACGCGGTCGATGTTGTCCGGCCCCCAGCCGTCATTGGCGTAGTCCATCACGATGCGCGGCGCGCTGGCGTAGGCAAAGTGCCACAGCGGATAGCCTTTCACGAAAAAAATACAGTAGGCCCAGCGGGTACCCAGCCGGGTGCGCAGGGCGCTGACGTAGTTCACCACGCCCTGCCAGTTCTGCGTCTGGCCCAGCGCGCCCATGGCGGGGTTGCGCCAGCGGGATTCATCGTCTGCGGCCGTGGCCGTGGTGCTGGTGGAAATGCTGACGCTGTTGATTTCGTAGTGCCAACTGACCCCGGAGGCCGGGTCCTGGTTGCCCAGCCAGGTCAGCCCGGCTTGCACCTCGGCCACCACCTTGACCCGCTCGGCCGCACTGAACCGGGTAGCGGCCGTGGGGCCGTTGACGATGATGATGCCCACCGCCACCGAGCCCGCCAGAAACGCATCGCCCACGCCGCGCTCGCCCTTTGCTGCGGCGCCGATCGCCTCCAGCGCGTCCCGGCCCACGGGGGCTTCGGGCGCGCAGCCGTGCATGTCCCAGTCTTCGCCGTCACGGGGGCGCTTGGCCTTGGCGGCGCGGTACTTGGCGCTGCGGCGCAAGGTAAAGGCCGACAGGCCCAGCTTCTCGGTCAGGTTCAACACGGCCGCCGTGGCCTTGGGCAAGGCGGTCACGGCAAACGGCTGGCCACCGATCTCGGCGGGCTGGGCGCGGCGGATTTGCACGTTCGGCCCGTAGTCGTGCAGCAGGCCGCCATCGTTGTCGGGCGGCTGCCCGGCGCTGCGGGCCTTGGAGATACTGCGCGTGCCCGGCGTGGCCAATCGCTCGTACTCGGTGTTGATTTCGGTCATGGAAGGGGCTCCTGTGGGCACCCCACGACTGCAGAGCGCACTTCAGAATAGGTGCCCGATGCGCTGACCGCATCATCGAAAAGGGGGAAAACCCGCTACAGCCGCTGCACCAACCCGGCCAGTACGGCCTGTGCATAGCGGCTGGCCACGGTGCGCACGAACGCGGCAAAGTCGGTGTGCGCCGTGTCGTCGGCCCGGTCGGAGATGCTGCGCATGGCGGCGAAAGGCACGCCGTAGTCATGGCACACCTGGGCCACGGCGGCCCCTTCCATCTCCACCGCCAGCGCCTCATGCCCGTGCGCGCGCAAAGCGGCTTGCAAGGCCTGCACTTCGGTGGCGGCAGACACAAAACGGTCGCCGCTGGCCACCAGGCCGTGGTGGATACGCGGTGGCAGAGGATTTAAGCCAAATCGGCCTCCCGTGCTTATTCCACTAGCGTGAGCAGCTATTAAAAGTGTAGTGGTGAGGTTTTCATCACAGGCAAAGCGCGCCTGGCCGTACAGGGGTACTTCAAAGGGTGGAAACAGCGGCGCGGCGTTCATGTCGTGCTGCAGAAAGTCTGCCGCCACCACCACGTCGCCCACCTGCACGCCCTCGCCCACCCCACCGGCCACACCGGTAAACACGATGCGGCTGGCCCCAAACTTCTCGATCAAGGCCGTGGCCGTGGTGGCCGCCGCCACCTTGCCGATGCGCGACAGCGCCAGCACCACCGGCTGGCCGTGCCACAGCCCCAGGCCGAAGCTGCGCCCGGCGTGCTGCACGCGGCGGGGCTGCTCCAGTTGCTCGAAGATGCCCTGCTGTTCTGCCGCCAAGGCACTCAAGATCGCCAGGATCATGCTTTGGTGCGAAGTTCTCGGCGCAGGATTTTGCCCACCGGGGTTTTGGGCAGCTCGGTACGGAACTCGACCACGCGGGGCTGTTTGTAGCCGGTGAGGTTGGCCTTGCAGTAGGCGCGCACCTGCTCCTCAGACAGGGCCGGATCTTTCTTGACGATCACCAGCTTGACGGCCTCGCCGGTCTTCTCGTCGGGCACACCCACGCAGGCGCATTCCAGCACGCCGGGCATGGCGGCCACTACGTCTTCAACCTCGTTGGGGTAGACGTTGAAGCCGCTGACCAGCACCATGTCTTTCTTGCGGTCCACGATCTTGAAGTAGCCGCGCGCATCCATGGTGGCGATGTCGCCGGTTTTGAAGTAGCCGTCGGCCGTCATGGCCTGGGCGGTCTCGTCCGGGCGCAGCCAATAGCCCTCCATCACCTGCGGGCCCTTGATGGCGATTTCCCCCGGCTGGCCCATGGGCACTTCCGCCCCCGCGTCGTCCAGCAGCTTGAAATAGGTGCTGGACAGCGGCACGCCGATGGTGCCGGTGTAGTCGCTGCGGGTGGGTGGGTTGCAGCTGGCGGTGGGCGAGGTTTCGCTCAGGCCGTAGCCCTCGCAGATCGGGCAGCCGGTTTTTTCCAGCCACAGCTTGGCCACCGCCGCCTGCACCGCCATGCCGCCGCCGATGGAGACCTTCAGGTGGCTCCAGTCCACGGTCTTGAAGTCGGGGTGGTTGGCCAGGCCGTTGAACAGGGTGTTGACCGCGGGCAGGCTGTGGATGCGGTGCTGCGACAGCTCTTTGAGCACCGCCTTGAGGTCGCGCGGATTGGGTATCAGGATCAGCTTGCCGCCAGTGCGCATCGACAGCATCATGCCCACGGTGAACGCGAAGATGTGGTACAGCGGCAGCGCGCACACGCTGGTGGGCTGCTCGCCCTGGGGCACCTTGTCCATCACCGGCTGGTTCCAGGCCTCGGACTGCAGCACGTTGGCGATCACGTTGCGGTGCAGCAGCACCGCCCCCTTGGACACGCCGGTGGTGCCCCCGGTGTACTGCAGCACGGCGATGTCGTCCGGCTGCACCGGCACCGGGGTGAAGACCGCACGCCGACCCTGCGCCAGGGCCGTATTGAACCGCACCGCGCGGGGCAACTGGAACGGCGGCACCAGCTTCTTGACTTTGCGCACCACGTAGTTGACCAGCGCCCCCTTGAGCAGCCCGAGCTGGTCACCCATGGCGCACAAGACGATGTGCTGGATGGGGGTGTTGGCCAGGCACTGCTGCAACGTGGCGCCGAAGTTCTCCAGAATCACGATGGCCTTGGCGCCCGAGTCTTTCAACTGGTGCTCCAGCTCGCGCGGGGTGTACAGCGGGTTCACGTTGACCAGCACCAGCCCGGCCCGCAGCAAGGCGGCCACGGCCACCGGGTACTGCGGCACGTTGGGCATCATCACCGCCACCCGGTCGCCCTTGGCCAGCTGCAGGCTTTGCAGGTAGGCGGCAAACTGGCGGCTCAGGGTGTCGGTTTCCCCATAGCTCAGGTCCTTGCCCATGAAGCTATAGGCGGTGCGGTCGGCGTACTTCTGAAAGCTTTCTTCCAGCAGGGCCTGCAGCGATGCGTAGCGCGACGGGTCGATGTCGGCAGGCACGCCCGGGGGGTAGCTGCTGAGCCAGATGCGCTCGGTCATAACGGGGTTCTCCACACGGCTATTCAATCGCTTTGCCCATGTCTTCCACGACCTTTTTGGCATCGCCGAAGACCATCATGGTCTTGTCCATGTAGAACAGCTCGTTGTCCAGCCCGGCGTAGCCTGCGGCCATGCTGCGCTTGTTGACGATGATGGTCTTGGCCTTGTAGGCCTCCAGGATCGGCATGCCGTAGATGGGGCTGCCCTTGGTGTGCGCGGCGGGGTTCACCACGTCGTTGGCGCCCAGGATGATCGCCACATCGACCTGGCCGAACTCGCCGTTGATGTCTTCCATTTCAAACACCTGGTCGTAGGGCACCTCGGCCTCGGCCAGCAGCACGTTCATGTGGCCCGGCATGCGCCCAGCCACCGGGTGGATAGCGTACTTGACGATGATGCCCTTGTCGGTGAGCTTTTGCGCCAGCTCTTTCACCGCATGCTGGGCGCGCGCCACGGCCAGGCCGTAGCCGGGCACGATGACCACGGTTTCGGCATTGCCCAGCACGAAAGCCGCGTCGTCGGCGCTGCCGCTCTTGACCGCGCGCTGCACGGCAGAACCCGCCGCTGCGGCCGTGGCGTCCCCGCCAAAACCGCCGCCGATCACGTTGAAGAACGAGCGGTTCATGGCCTTGCACATGATGTAGCTCAGGATGGCACCGCTGGAGCCTACGAGTGAGCCGGCAATGATCAGCATGCTGTTGTTCAGGCTGAAGCCAATGCCCGCCGCCGCCCAGCCGGAGTAGCTGTTCAGCATGGACACCACCACCGGCATGTCGGCCCCGCCGATCGGGATGATCAGCAGCACCCCCAGGGCAAAGCCCAGGGCGATCACCAGGCACATGTCCATCCAGCTCTGCGAATGCCAGAAGCCGAACACGAAGAACACCGCCGCCAGGCCCAGCACCAGGTTCAGCTTGTGCTGGCCGGGAAAGCTCACCGGCGTGCCCTGGAACAGGCGGAACTTGTACTTGCCGCTGAGCTTGCCAAACGCAATCACCGAGCCGCTGAACGTGACCGCGCCGATAAAGGCGCCCAGCGCCAGCTCGATGCGGTTGCCGCCGGGAATGGCCATGCCCTTGGCCGCAATCGCGAATGCCCAGGGTTCGGCCACCGCGGCCACGGCGATGAACACCGCTGCCAGACCGATCATGCTGTGCATGAAGGCCACCAGCTCGGGCATCTTGGTCATCTCGACCCGCTTGGCCATCAGCGTGCCGACGCTGCCGCCGACCAGCAACGCGCCCAGCACCCAGGCCATGCCCTCCATGCCGTTCTGCCCCATCTGACCTGCCAGCTTGAAGATCAGCGCGATGGTGGTGACCACCGCCACCCCCATGCCCAGCATGCCGAAGAAATTACCCCGGATCGAGGTGGTGGGATGGCTCAAGCCCTTGAGCGCCTGGATGAAGCAGACACTGGCGAACAAATACAACAGGGTGACGAGGTTCAGGCTCATTTGGCTTCCTTGGCTGGGGTCTTTTTCTCTTTCTTTTTGAACATTTCCAGCATCCGCCGGGTGACCATGAAGCCACCGAATACGTTCACGGCAGCCAGCGCCACGGCCAGCACGCCCATGGTTTTGCCCAGGTTGGTTTCGGTCAGCGCGGCGGCCAGCATGGCGCCGATGATGACGATGGCCGAGATGGCGTTGGTCACCGCCATCAGCGGCGTGTGCAGTGCGGGGGTGACAGTCCAGACCACGTGGTAGCCCACGTAGATAGCCAGCACGAAGATGATCAGGTTGGTGACCGTGGGGGAAAGTATGTCCATGGAGTGGTTTCCTTGTGTGGGGCTTATTTGCGCGTGACGGCACCGGCCTGGGTGACGAGGCAGGCGGCCACGATGTCGTCGGCCATGTCCACGTTCAGCGTGCCTTCTTTGGTCAGCACCAGCTTCAAAAAGTCGAGGATGTTGCGGGCGTACAGGGCGGACGCATCGGCGGCCACCAGCGCGGGCAGGTTGGTTTCGCCGATCAGCGTCACGCCATGCTTGACCACGGTCTTGTCGGCTTCGGACAGTGGGCAGTTGCCGCCGCCGTTGGGGCCCTTGCCTGCGGCGATGTCCACGATCACCGAGCCCGGCTTCATGCTTTTCACCATGTCTTCGGTGATCAGCGTAGGCGCGGCGCGGCCCGGGATGAGGGCGGTGGAGATCACCACGTCGGCCAAGGCCACGCGCTTGGCCACTTCCACCTGCTGGCGCGCCAGCCAGCTCGGCGGCATGGGCTTGGCGTAGCCGCCCACGCCCACAGCGGCCTCTTTTTCTTCCGGGGTGTCGTAGGACACCTCGATGAACTTGCCACCCAGCGACTCAACCTGCTCCTTCACGCTGGGGCGCACGTCGGATGCCTCGATCACCGCGCCCAGGCGCTTGGCGGTGGCAATGGCCTGCAGGCCCGCCACGCCCACGCCCAGGATCACCACGCGGGCGGCCTTGACGGTGCCGGCGGCGGTCATCAGCATGGGGAAGAAGCGCTGGTATTTGTCGGCGGCCATCATCACGGCCTTGTACCCGGCGATGTTGGCCTGGCTGGAGAGCACGTCCATGCTCTGGGCACGGCTGCTGCGCGGGGCGGCTTCGAGTGCAAAGCTGGTCAGGCCCGCCGTGGCCAGGCGTTGCAGGCCCTCGGCATCAAAGGGGTTGAGCATGCCGACCAGGGTGGTGCCGGGGCGCATTTGCGCGGCCTCCGAGTCGGACGGGCTGCGCACCTTGAGCACCAGGTCGCAGGCCAAGGCGCCTGCGGCATCGGTGATCTCGGCACCGGCGGCCGTGTAGGCCGCGTCGGTGGCGCTGGCGGCGATGCCAGCCCCCGATTGGATGCGGACCGTGTGGCCCTGGGATGCCAGCTTTTTGGCGGTTTCGGGGGTGACTGCGACACGGGTTTCTCCGGTCGCCGTCTCTAGCGGCACACCAATCAGCATGGGGTCTCCTCGATGGTTTTAAATTTTCTTGAAAATGTGCGACTTTTGGCTTGCTTTGCAGCAAAAGTCGGTATCTTTGCCTTGCAAGCTTAACTGACTTTACCCAAGCCACTGCCGCCCACAAACGCCTGGGCGACAGAGCGAAGACCTTGTCCGCAAATTCGCCGAGGCCGCGGCTCCTGTACGGACAAGGTCTTCTCCATAATGGGTGCATGAAGCATCGATGGAAACCCAGCGTCACGGTGGCCGCCGTGGTGGAGCACGAGGGCCGGTTCCTGCTGGTCGAAGAACACACGCCCGAGGGCCTGCGGCTGAACAACCCGGCCGGGCACCTGGAGCCCGGCGAATCCCTGGCCGAGGCCTGCGCCCGCGAAACCCTGGAGGAAACCGCCACCAGCTTCACCCCCACCGCCCTGGTCGGCGTGTACCAGGCGCGTTTGCTGCCCGCCAACAGCACGGAATTCACCACCTACCTGCGCTTTGCCTTTTGCGGCACGCTGGGCGACTTCCACCCCGGGCGCAGGCTGGACCACGGCATCAAGCGCACCCTGTGGATGACCCCCGCCGAGATCCGCGCCAGCACCCACCGGCACCGCAGCCCGATGCTGCTGCGCGGCATAGAGGATTACCTGGCCGGGCGGCGGTTTCCGTTGGACCTGGTGTACACCGCCCCATAGACTTTAAGGCCATTTTTTCTGCATTAAATCGGCACCCAGCGCTTATTCCATAGGCGTAAGCAGCTCTTATTTTTAATATCAAAAATAAGAGCAGACGCAGCAATGTGGCCAGGTTTTTACAATCAGGGCATGGGAACACACAGCAAACAACGGGTCGTGGTCGGATTGAGCGGCGGGGTGGATTCGGCCGTCAGCGCCTATCTGCTGAAAAAACAGGGCTATGAAGTCATCGGCATCTTCATGAAAAATTGGGAGGACGATGACGACAGCGAGTACTGCTCCAGCAACATCGACTTCGTGGATGCCGCCGCCGTGGCCGACGTGATCGGCATCGAGATCGAGCACGTCAACTTCGCCGCCGAGTACAAAGACCGGGTGTTTGCCGAATTTCTGCGCGAATACCAGGCGGGCCGCACGCCCAACCCCGACATCCTGTGCAATGCCGAAATCAAGTTCAAGGCGTTCCTGGACCACGCGATCCGCCTGGGCGCCGAGAAAATCGCCACCGGCCACTACGCCCGGGTGCGCGAGACAAACGGCCAGTTCCAGTTGCTCAAGGGCCTGGACCCGTCCAAGGACCAAAGCTATTTTCTGCACCGCCTGAACCAGGCGCAGCTCAGCAAAACCCTGTTCCCGGTGGGCGAGCTGCACAAGACCGAGGTGCGCCGCATCGCGTCCGAGATGGCGCTGCCCAATGCCGCCAAGAAGGACTCCACCGGCATCTGCTTCATTGGCGAGCGCCCGTTCCGCGACTTTTTGAACCGCTACATCGCCAAGGAACCCGGCCCCATCAAGGACGAAAAAGGCCGCGTCCTGGGCAAGCACGTGGGCCTGAGCTTCTACACCCTGGGCCAGCGCCAGGGCCTGGGCATCGGCGGCATCAAGGAAAAAGGCGCGCAGCGCGGCGGCGGCGAACACGCCCCCTGGTTCGTGGCCCGCAAGGACATGGCGCGCAACACCCTGTGGGTGGTGCAGGGCCACGACCACCCCTGGCTGCAGTCGCACAGCCTGGTGGCCGACGACGTGAGCTGGGTGGCGGGCCACGCGCCGGTGCCGGGCCGCTACGCCGCCAAGAGCCGCTACCGGCAGGCCGATGCGCCGTGCACGCTGGAAGAGGCCGGAAGCGGCTTCCGCCTGGACTTCCCGGACGCGCAGTGGGCCGTCACGCCGGGGCAGTCGGCGGTGGTGTACGACGGCGAGGTGTGCCTGGGGGGTGGCGTGATTGGCGTGGACCCAGGGGTCTGATAGGCCGCCTGCGCCCACCGGATAAGCGCGAGTAGCTATTTTTTAGATAGCATCCAAGTGGCAGGAGCAGCGTGGTCCTTGCCAGCCCTGGCCAGGGTGGCAGCCGCCTCAGGCCCGCCAGGTGCGGCCACGAAACGCCTCGACCAGAAAGTCCACCAAGGCGCGCACTTTGGGGGTGAGGTGTTTGCGGCTCGGGTACAGGGCATAAACCCCCAGCTCCACCGCGCGGTACTGCGGCAGCACCTCGGCCAGCGCACCCGAGGCCAGATGCGCCTCGACCATGAACGCGGGTTGCAGCACGATGCCCTGGTGCCCCAAGGCCGCAGCGCAGCAGGTGTCGCCGCTGTTGGTGCGCATGCGCGGCTGCACCTTGACCTTGACCGCGCCCTGCGGCCCCTCGAACTCCCAGTAGTCGCCCGTGGCCAGCAAGGTGTAGGTGATGACGGCGTGTTGCGCAATCTCGGACGGGTGGGTGGGCGTGCCTTGGCGGCGCAGGTATTCGGGCGAGGCGCACACCACCAGACGCGTGGACGTGAGAAAGCGGCTGACCAGCGATGAGCTCGGCAGCCTGGCAATGCGTACCGCCAGGTCGTAGCCCTCCTCCACCAGGTCCACCATGCGGTCGGCCAGCGACACCTCCAGCATGACCTTCGGGTGCAGGGCCATGAACTGCGGCCACAGCGGGGCCAACTGCCCCATGCCGAAGCTGACCGGCACGTTGACGCGCAGCTGGCCAATGGCCTCGCCAGTGTGCGTGCTGAGTTCGGCCTCGGCCTCTTCGATGCCCTCCAACAATTCCTTGCAGCGCTCGTAGAAAACCTCGC
This sequence is a window from Rhodoferax sp. WC2427. Protein-coding genes within it:
- a CDS encoding NUDIX hydrolase is translated as MKHRWKPSVTVAAVVEHEGRFLLVEEHTPEGLRLNNPAGHLEPGESLAEACARETLEETATSFTPTALVGVYQARLLPANSTEFTTYLRFAFCGTLGDFHPGRRLDHGIKRTLWMTPAEIRASTHRHRSPMLLRGIEDYLAGRRFPLDLVYTAP
- a CDS encoding NAD(P) transhydrogenase subunit alpha codes for the protein MDILSPTVTNLIIFVLAIYVGYHVVWTVTPALHTPLMAVTNAISAIVIIGAMLAAALTETNLGKTMGVLAVALAAVNVFGGFMVTRRMLEMFKKKEKKTPAKEAK
- a CDS encoding Re/Si-specific NAD(P)(+) transhydrogenase subunit alpha yields the protein MLIGVPLETATGETRVAVTPETAKKLASQGHTVRIQSGAGIAASATDAAYTAAGAEITDAAGALACDLVLKVRSPSDSEAAQMRPGTTLVGMLNPFDAEGLQRLATAGLTSFALEAAPRSSRAQSMDVLSSQANIAGYKAVMMAADKYQRFFPMLMTAAGTVKAARVVILGVGVAGLQAIATAKRLGAVIEASDVRPSVKEQVESLGGKFIEVSYDTPEEKEAAVGVGGYAKPMPPSWLARQQVEVAKRVALADVVISTALIPGRAAPTLITEDMVKSMKPGSVIVDIAAGKGPNGGGNCPLSEADKTVVKHGVTLIGETNLPALVAADASALYARNILDFLKLVLTKEGTLNVDMADDIVAACLVTQAGAVTRK
- a CDS encoding NAD(P)(+) transhydrogenase (Re/Si-specific) subunit beta — encoded protein: MSLNLVTLLYLFASVCFIQALKGLSHPTTSIRGNFFGMLGMGVAVVTTIALIFKLAGQMGQNGMEGMAWVLGALLVGGSVGTLMAKRVEMTKMPELVAFMHSMIGLAAVFIAVAAVAEPWAFAIAAKGMAIPGGNRIELALGAFIGAVTFSGSVIAFGKLSGKYKFRLFQGTPVSFPGQHKLNLVLGLAAVFFVFGFWHSQSWMDMCLVIALGFALGVLLIIPIGGADMPVVVSMLNSYSGWAAAGIGFSLNNSMLIIAGSLVGSSGAILSYIMCKAMNRSFFNVIGGGFGGDATAAAAGSAVQRAVKSGSADDAAFVLGNAETVVIVPGYGLAVARAQHAVKELAQKLTDKGIIVKYAIHPVAGRMPGHMNVLLAEAEVPYDQVFEMEDINGEFGQVDVAIILGANDVVNPAAHTKGSPIYGMPILEAYKAKTIIVNKRSMAAGYAGLDNELFYMDKTMMVFGDAKKVVEDMGKAIE
- a CDS encoding LysR family transcriptional regulator, with amino-acid sequence MDKFQEMRAFAHVVHEGSFVRAADALALSKTAVSRLVGDLEARLGTRLLQRTTRKLSLTQEGEVFYERCKELLEGIEEAEAELSTHTGEAIGQLRVNVPVSFGMGQLAPLWPQFMALHPKVMLEVSLADRMVDLVEEGYDLAVRIARLPSSSLVSRFLTSTRLVVCASPEYLRRQGTPTHPSEIAQHAVITYTLLATGDYWEFEGPQGAVKVKVQPRMRTNSGDTCCAAALGHQGIVLQPAFMVEAHLASGALAEVLPQYRAVELGVYALYPSRKHLTPKVRALVDFLVEAFRGRTWRA
- a CDS encoding long-chain-fatty-acid--CoA ligase, whose amino-acid sequence is MTERIWLSSYPPGVPADIDPSRYASLQALLEESFQKYADRTAYSFMGKDLSYGETDTLSRQFAAYLQSLQLAKGDRVAVMMPNVPQYPVAVAALLRAGLVLVNVNPLYTPRELEHQLKDSGAKAIVILENFGATLQQCLANTPIQHIVLCAMGDQLGLLKGALVNYVVRKVKKLVPPFQLPRAVRFNTALAQGRRAVFTPVPVQPDDIAVLQYTGGTTGVSKGAVLLHRNVIANVLQSEAWNQPVMDKVPQGEQPTSVCALPLYHIFAFTVGMMLSMRTGGKLILIPNPRDLKAVLKELSQHRIHSLPAVNTLFNGLANHPDFKTVDWSHLKVSIGGGMAVQAAVAKLWLEKTGCPICEGYGLSETSPTASCNPPTRSDYTGTIGVPLSSTYFKLLDDAGAEVPMGQPGEIAIKGPQVMEGYWLRPDETAQAMTADGYFKTGDIATMDARGYFKIVDRKKDMVLVSGFNVYPNEVEDVVAAMPGVLECACVGVPDEKTGEAVKLVIVKKDPALSEEQVRAYCKANLTGYKQPRVVEFRTELPKTPVGKILRRELRTKA
- a CDS encoding magnesium and cobalt transport protein CorA — encoded protein: MLNIFSLANGRLFQEEIESLEELSRFQPIWVDLESPTLEEKRWIKQYYGLSIPEDAMDEDIEESARFYEEDNGELHIRSDFLVADESDPRTVRVAFILNQHNTELKSRGVLFSIHDEDVPVFRLLRMRARRAPGLIEDAKEVLLKLFDADAEYSADTLEDIYVDLEKVSRRVLAGNMTDALAGEVLGSIARHEDLNGRIRRNMMDTRRALSFMMRSKMLNAEQFEEARQIHRDIDSLDSHTAFLFDKINFLMDATVGFININQNKIIKIFSVASVALLPPTLVASIYGMNMKFPELEFLGSWSYPYVVAMMTASALVPMWYFYKRGWLS
- the mnmA gene encoding tRNA 2-thiouridine(34) synthase MnmA, which codes for MGTHSKQRVVVGLSGGVDSAVSAYLLKKQGYEVIGIFMKNWEDDDDSEYCSSNIDFVDAAAVADVIGIEIEHVNFAAEYKDRVFAEFLREYQAGRTPNPDILCNAEIKFKAFLDHAIRLGAEKIATGHYARVRETNGQFQLLKGLDPSKDQSYFLHRLNQAQLSKTLFPVGELHKTEVRRIASEMALPNAAKKDSTGICFIGERPFRDFLNRYIAKEPGPIKDEKGRVLGKHVGLSFYTLGQRQGLGIGGIKEKGAQRGGGEHAPWFVARKDMARNTLWVVQGHDHPWLQSHSLVADDVSWVAGHAPVPGRYAAKSRYRQADAPCTLEEAGSGFRLDFPDAQWAVTPGQSAVVYDGEVCLGGGVIGVDPGV
- a CDS encoding 5'-methylthioadenosine/adenosylhomocysteine nucleosidase; translation: MILAILSALAAEQQGIFEQLEQPRRVQHAGRSFGLGLWHGQPVVLALSRIGKVAAATTATALIEKFGASRIVFTGVAGGVGEGVQVGDVVVAADFLQHDMNAAPLFPPFEVPLYGQARFACDENLTTTLLIAAHASGISTGGRFGLNPLPPRIHHGLVASGDRFVSAATEVQALQAALRAHGHEALAVEMEGAAVAQVCHDYGVPFAAMRSISDRADDTAHTDFAAFVRTVASRYAQAVLAGLVQRL